From the Polaribacter huanghezhanensis genome, the window ACCTTTTCGGTTTTCTTTTACTAATATCTACACTTAGTTTTTCTCAAGAAAAGAAAGATAGTATTCCTCCTGCGCCTCCAAAATGGAAGGTAACCGGCTTGTTTACGTTTTTGTTTAATCAATCTACTTTTACCAACTGGAAAGCCGGTGGAGACAATACAATTGCTGGGAATATTGGTGTTAATTATGATTTTAATTACAAAAGCGGAAAATGGAACTGGGACAATAGAATAATTACAGTCTATGGTTTAAGTAATATTCAAGAAGCAGGTGTTCGTAAAACAAATGACCGTTTTGAATACAATTCTTTATTGGGTTTAAAATCTAATAAATATTGGTTTTTCTCTTTTTTCTTAAACTTTAAAACACAATACACAAAAGGGTACGACGATAGAGAATCACCAAGATTACTGGTTTCAGATTTTTTTTCTCCTGCATACTTGTCTTTTGGTCCAGGAATGTTATGGAAAAGATCTGATGATATTACAATAAACATTGCGCCTGCAACCTCTCGATTTACTTTTGTAAACGATCACTTTTCTGGGAAATATGGGGTAAACCCTGGAGAAAACGTAAAATTTGCATTAGGATTTAGTTTATCCGGCTATTTAAATTTTGAAGTGTTGGAAAACATTAACATGCAAAATATTATTGCGTTGTATTCTAATTACTTAAATAAAGCTCAAAATGTGGATGTTGATTACCAAGCAAAGTTTTCTACAGATATCAATAAGTACATGACCACTAATGTTATTTTTCATATGTTGATTGACGACAACGCTTCTAGCAAAATACAACTGAAACAAATATTTGGACTTGGATTAAAGTATGTTTTTCATAAAAAATAAATTCAATAAAAATGATTAAAAAAATTTGCTTCGCACTATTAGTCGTTGCGGCAATTCAAACACAGGCTCAAGATACAACTGATCAACCAATTTCTAATTGGAAAAAAACAGGAAATATTTCTTTTTTGGTCAATCAATCTGCTTTTTCTAATTGGATTTCTGGTGGAGATAACACTGTTTCTGGTAATTTAGGAATCAATTATGACTTTAATTACTCGAAAGAAAACACCACTTGGGACAATAAAATAATGTTGGCTTACGGACTAAATAATGTCAAAGGGAACGGAACTAGAAAAACAGATGATACTTTTGAATTTAACTCGCTTTACGGGAAAAAAGCAACTGGAAATTGGTCGTATTCTTTCTTTTTAAATTTTAAAACGCAATTTACAAACGGTTATGATTATTCTAGTGTGCCAAAGGTAAAAACCTCGGCATTTTTAGCACCAGGGTATTTCAGTTTTGGTCCAGGTATGTTGTGGAAAAAATCAGATAATTTTAAAATAAACTTAGCGCCAATTACCTCTAAAATCACCATGGTTTCTGATGAATTTTCTGGAAGTTACGGAATAGATTTAGGGGAAAACACACGTTATGAGTTTGGTTTTAATGGTTCTCTAAATTACAAAACCATACTAATGGAAAACATTACGATGGAAAACATCTTAAATGTGTATGCTAATTATTTAGACAAACCACAAAATATGGATTTAGATTATCAATTAAACTTTGTAATGCAAATCAATAAATACGTATCTACCAACTTAAATTTTCATGCTATTGTTGATGACAATGCAACAAGTAAAATACAATTTAAAGAAGTGTTTGGCTTGGGAGTAAATTACATTTTCTAAAAAAAATTAAACCAACTTTAAAGAGCCAGCATTTTGCTGGCTCTTTATGTTTAACTAAATAAGGATTTATTTTTTACAGAAAAATTTATTCTTCTGTATATTCATCATACAAAAAGTTGTTGTACGGAAAACGTGCAATATGAATTTTCTTTACTTCTTCATACACCTTTTCTTTAAACTCTTCGATGTTTTCTTTATTGATGGCAGATAAAAATACAGCTGTTATTTCTAAATCGTTCATCCATGTTTTTTGCCAATCTTCTAGCGTATAATGTGCTTTGGTTTTTTCTGTAACCAAATCATCTTCGTCAATCGTTTCGTGAGCATAGGCATCGATTTTATTAAAAACCATAAGTGTTGGTTTATCGGCACTTTTTATTTCATCTAAAATGGTGTTTACAGACGCAATATGATCTTCAAAATTTGGATGCGAAATATCTACAACATGTAATAATAAATCGGCTTCTCTTACTTCATCTAAAGTAGATTTAAAAGATTCCACCAATTGTGTTGGTAATTTTCTAATAAAACCAACCGTGTCTGTCATTAAAAAAGGAATGTTTTTAACCACCACTTTCCGTACCGTTGTATCTAACGTAGCAAAGAGTTTGTTTTCGGCAAAAACATCACTTTTACTAATCACATTCATTAATGTTGATTTACCAACATTGGTGTAACCAACCAGAGCAACTCGAACCATTTTTCCACGATTTTTTCGTTGCACAGCCATTTGCTTATCAATGGTTGCAAGTTTCTTTTTAAGAATGGTAATTTTATCTCGAATAATACGTCTGTCTGTTTCAATTTCTGTTTCTCCAGGACCACGCATTCCAATTCCCCCTTTTTGTTTATCAAGGTGGGTCCAAAGGCGCGTTAATCTTGGTAATAAATATTCGCATTGTGCCAATTCAACTTGAGTTTTTGCCGAACTTGTTTGTGCTCTTTGGGCAAAAATATCGAGAATTAAATTGGTTCTGTCTAAAATCTTACAATCCAATACTTTTTCGATATTTCTAATTTGTGCTGGTGATAATTCGTCATCAAAAATAGCAGTACCAATATTGTGTGATTCTATATATGCAGCAACTTCTTCTAGTTTACCTGCTCCAATAAAGGTTTTTGGATGTGGTTTTTCTAGTTTTTGTGTAAATCTTTTTACGGCAATTCCTCCCGCGGTTAAGGTTAAAAACTCTAATTCATCTAAATATTCTTCAGACTGCGTTTCGTCTTGAAATTGTGTGATAACACCAATTAAAACGGCTTTTTCTGAAGTTACTTCTCTTTCGTCTATCATAAGGAGCAAAGGTATAAAGAAATCATTTTTTTAAACTACGAATCTTTGTTTTTCATCCAGCCTTTAATCTTTTCATCATCTAGTTGATATTTTTTATACTTTCCATCTCTATATCGGTGATAAATAAAAATGGGCATCAACAAAAAAGACAAGTAAAAAACCCCTAAACCCATTACAATTTCTGCTTTTGGATGATCGGTTTTTAACAAATAAATACCGATACACATCCAAAGGATAAAGATGATAAATAGACTTTTAAGAAGTGTTTTCATAAATTAAAAATTAACTTGTTACTTCAATTAGTTTATTTCTGTAAGCGGTTAGCAATTTAGATTTAGAGATAAAACCAACGTATTTTCCGTTTTTAACAACCGGTAAATTCCAAGCGTTGCTGTCTTTAAATTTTTTCATTACTTTCTCTGAATTATCTGTGTCAAAAATAACTTCTGGTGCAGATTTCATCACATCGGTTACTTTTACCTTTTCGTACATTTCTTGGTTGAACATCATAGAACGGATGTCATCCAGCAATACAATTCCTAAAAAATGTTCTTTATCATCTAAAACTGGATATAAATTACGGCTAGATTTTGCAACGTTTTCTTTGAGTAATTCTCCTAAATTCTTTTGAACGGTGGTCGTAATAAAATCGGTTTCAATTATTTTTTCGATGTCTAAAAACATCAATACATTTTTATCTTTATCATGTGTAATTAACTCCCCTCTTTTTGCTAATTGGGCTGTGTAAATATTAAACGGAACAAAGTGTTTGGTAATGATAAAAGAGATCGATGCTACAATCATCAACGGAATAAATAACTCATAACCTCCTGTGATTTCTGCAATTAAAAAAATGGCAGTAAGTGGAGCTAATAAAACACCTGCCATTAAACCAGCCATACCAACCATTGCAAAATTAATGGGTGAAACTTGAAAACCTAAAATATCAAAATAATTGATAAAAATGGCAAATAAATACCCTGTAACACTTCCTGTAAAAAGAGTTGGTGCAAAAATACCTCCAATACCACCAGCGCCAAAAGTAACAGAAGTTGCCACAATTTTAAACAGAATAATACCAACTAAAAAGAGCATTATTACTAAAATATTATTTGAATTGTAATTAAACACATTATTACTAATCACGCTACTTACATTTCCTTTTAAA encodes:
- the hflX gene encoding GTPase HflX; translation: MIDEREVTSEKAVLIGVITQFQDETQSEEYLDELEFLTLTAGGIAVKRFTQKLEKPHPKTFIGAGKLEEVAAYIESHNIGTAIFDDELSPAQIRNIEKVLDCKILDRTNLILDIFAQRAQTSSAKTQVELAQCEYLLPRLTRLWTHLDKQKGGIGMRGPGETEIETDRRIIRDKITILKKKLATIDKQMAVQRKNRGKMVRVALVGYTNVGKSTLMNVISKSDVFAENKLFATLDTTVRKVVVKNIPFLMTDTVGFIRKLPTQLVESFKSTLDEVREADLLLHVVDISHPNFEDHIASVNTILDEIKSADKPTLMVFNKIDAYAHETIDEDDLVTEKTKAHYTLEDWQKTWMNDLEITAVFLSAINKENIEEFKEKVYEEVKKIHIARFPYNNFLYDEYTEE
- a CDS encoding DUF3078 domain-containing protein, yielding MIKKICFALLVVAAIQTQAQDTTDQPISNWKKTGNISFLVNQSAFSNWISGGDNTVSGNLGINYDFNYSKENTTWDNKIMLAYGLNNVKGNGTRKTDDTFEFNSLYGKKATGNWSYSFFLNFKTQFTNGYDYSSVPKVKTSAFLAPGYFSFGPGMLWKKSDNFKINLAPITSKITMVSDEFSGSYGIDLGENTRYEFGFNGSLNYKTILMENITMENILNVYANYLDKPQNMDLDYQLNFVMQINKYVSTNLNFHAIVDDNATSKIQFKEVFGLGVNYIF
- a CDS encoding DUF3078 domain-containing protein, with translation MKKYLFGFLLLISTLSFSQEKKDSIPPAPPKWKVTGLFTFLFNQSTFTNWKAGGDNTIAGNIGVNYDFNYKSGKWNWDNRIITVYGLSNIQEAGVRKTNDRFEYNSLLGLKSNKYWFFSFFLNFKTQYTKGYDDRESPRLLVSDFFSPAYLSFGPGMLWKRSDDITINIAPATSRFTFVNDHFSGKYGVNPGENVKFALGFSLSGYLNFEVLENINMQNIIALYSNYLNKAQNVDVDYQAKFSTDINKYMTTNVIFHMLIDDNASSKIQLKQIFGLGLKYVFHKK